Within the Pseudomonas putida genome, the region GGCCTCCTGCAGGCCACGGGTGATATCCCGCAGGTCGATCGCGGTCATGGGGGCAGGGTGATTGTCCACTCACTTGTCTCCTTGGTACACGGGAGCCCCGCTGTGCTCAGCGAGGCGGACATTTTGAGACAGGGCTAAGCGTCAGGGCGTGCTGGGACTTGGGGAGGGGGTGTTCGCTGTATCGCCCTTCAGTACGTCGGCATTGGAAATCGTATCGGTGCTCACCAGGGTCGAGTTAGGTACCACCGTTGGTTTGGTGGCGGCATCGGTGAGAAAATCGATGACTCTCATCACGGCCTCTGGCGGGTCCTGGCGGCGTAAGGTGGTATTGAACGCGTAGCGGGCGCGGGTATCGGTCTTGCGGGTCTGCGTGGACTTGTGGCTGATGCTGCCCTTCATGTCCAGCTTGAAAGGGCCCCAGCCGAGTGACCCAGCCACTTCGCCACTTTTGCTCGACTCACTGAAATCCTCAGCCGCTTGGCTGATGGTCAGCTCAAAGTCGACCGTTCCTTCTTCGATGACAATGTTGGGGTGGGTGATGGCCGCCAGCAGCGGCACCTTCATGGACTTGTTGACGACACCTTTGTATTCGCCCTGTTCGTTGACGATGGTCTCGTCATAGTCGAACTGGATGGCGACCGCTTTGCCATCCTGTACGCAGACCTGCATGAGGAAGTCCGCATAGGACTTGCTCGCAGTGACCTGCGCCTGAACCATGGCTTGTAGTGGCCCGGCGATCATCCGGTCCATGGGCAAGGCATTGATGACCGATCCGATTAGGCTGTTGTCGATGGACATAGCTCGATTCTCTTTTTAATGGGTGCTGCAAAGACGGCCGTCAGTGCGGCCGGGTGGATGTCGTCAGCGCGTGCAAGGCTCCTGGCGACGGATATTGCCGATCTGGCGCAGGCTCAGGCCGTACTTGTCGGCCAAGAGGCTGCGTGACAGGCCCTCGGCGCTTTCTTTCTGGATTTGCAGGTTGCGCAATTGCCGCAGGAAGTGGTCTGGCTTGGGAATTTCCAGCGCCACACCGGCAAAGCGCTTGATCAGGGCGTCGAGGGCCTCACCCGGGAGTATCTCGGCGAGCTTGGTTCGCTCGCGGTGCTTGGGGATGTACTTGGGTCTGCCGCCAAAGGCACAGGTGAGCTGGTAGGCGTTTTCGATGCCGATACACTCGATCAGGGACTGCAGCGAATGCGGTAGCTGGCTGATGTCTATGGCTGTGAGATCTTGCAATTCCATATGTGGCTCCCTCGCGGTTGGTGGGGCGCGATGCTTGGATATGCCGCAATGACGTGTCGGCGATTAGCATCGGCGCTCTGTCGCTGGCATGAGCGGATTGTCAGTGAGTGACGAAGACTGTCGCTAGGCGCCAAGTGGTCCAGCTGTTGTAGCCTCAAGGTGCAGGATTTGAAGGCAACGATTTCGCGCGTTGTAGGACATCGCTCTGGCGTTGCCCTACAGGCGTTGATACTCAGGGGGGCGCTTTTCCGTGAGGCAACTGGGTGCCAGTACCCTCAACGCAGGGGTAAACATGCATCAAGCTCACGTTGGCGAGGTAGGCGTGGGGCCGACTGGCCATGGTTTGAGGCAGGCTGCGCCAATCCACCACGAGGCAGAGTGCACTGAGCGATTGTTTGTCGTGCCGGCCCAGTACCTTATCGGGGAAGGACCTGCGGTAGAGCGCCAGGGTCTTGCCTACGGCTTCGACCTGCCCGGCGCCGGCCAAGGTTTCGTAGGCGAGCTTGGGCAGCTGCGGCTGCTCGAGGGTGAAATGGGCGTGGCCAGGCTCGGCGTTCAGGTGCCCGGACGCCCTCGTTCGCTGCCATAACTGCTGCCATTGACTGCTGCCGGCGTGGGCCGCCAGTTCGCGGCCCAGTTCGAGCAATCGTTCAGGCGGTATCTGGCGGACATCCAGCGCGTGGGTGGGCAGAGCGGGGAGTAACAACAGAATGAGCAGGGCGGGCTTGAGCATGGAGCCTCCAACAGGGGGGTGGGGAGGCCAATGCTTTCAGGCTTGAGGGGCCGCGCTAAGCAGGAAATGCAGCGCCAAAAGCCACGGGCGTTGTATCATGGCGCCGGCTCGTTGCGAGCCATTTGCCCCCGATGTTGCAAGGAACTATCGATGACACACGTGCAGCGCCTCAAATATTCGATTCTGATCATCCTGGTGGTGCTGGGCCTCATGCTGGGC harbors:
- a CDS encoding DUF2589 domain-containing protein; protein product: MSIDNSLIGSVINALPMDRMIAGPLQAMVQAQVTASKSYADFLMQVCVQDGKAVAIQFDYDETIVNEQGEYKGVVNKSMKVPLLAAITHPNIVIEEGTVDFELTISQAAEDFSESSKSGEVAGSLGWGPFKLDMKGSISHKSTQTRKTDTRARYAFNTTLRRQDPPEAVMRVIDFLTDAATKPTVVPNSTLVSTDTISNADVLKGDTANTPSPSPSTP
- a CDS encoding Mor transcription activator family protein; its protein translation is MELQDLTAIDISQLPHSLQSLIECIGIENAYQLTCAFGGRPKYIPKHRERTKLAEILPGEALDALIKRFAGVALEIPKPDHFLRQLRNLQIQKESAEGLSRSLLADKYGLSLRQIGNIRRQEPCTR